The Helianthus annuus cultivar XRQ/B chromosome 15, HanXRQr2.0-SUNRISE, whole genome shotgun sequence genomic sequence ctatatatatatatatatatatatatatatatatatatatatatatatatatatatatatatatatatatatatatatatatatatatatatatatatatatatatatatatatatatatatatatatagtggagggttcaaatgagaagaaattctttgtaagaagaaaaaagaagaaatttcaaccaatagaaatgtttcattagacttcatttaatatttgtacttaatgtaactataagggtatattagtaaacttacatacatcattaattggtagtttcatctttaataactaactatattaaacttgtaacttatttttaagatatatatttttcacagaaaataaaaataaaaattcatttatagtgtaggataaatacgaggcgtgtaggataaattacgagttgtgtagtatacatttcaatatgtgtaggataaatttcgaaatttgtaggataacttttgatgtgtgtaggcaaaaatatttagtaTGAAAgattatagtcttaatgactaattaattagtcaaacataataataaatgagatatgaaaaaaaaactatttaatgttttacaattgtacccttttattctttttcttctcaataaaattttcttctcaaatgaaccttcccctatatatatatatatatatatatatatatatatatatatatatatatatatatatcaagatTGACTAAGAATACCAACAAATAATGATTTAGTCTAAACGATTTTTTGATTTCGATCATGAATATAAgtataaaatgaataaaaataTAGATTTATAATTTTCATAACAATGGACTATGGGTACaagaataatatatataatttcgCGACAAAGTGTGtgtctatatatacatataatatacacACTTGATATAATGTGACTTGCATGCTTATTTTaatcaaaaatatatttttaatgtaacTTGCAAAATTTTATATTTATAGTCCAATTTAACCAAAAATATTCTTATGTCTAATTTAacaatattaataaaattgtTTATAGTCCAAAAACTAATTTGATTAAACCTATGATCAAAACATCATGGTTAAATAGTATACAATTAAAGGCAAAATTTATAGGTTAATATATAGATTTCTAACGATTTATATATTTTGCATAAAGTATAAATTGTTGTAAAAACGGTCTATTAGCAAccaatatataagtatataacatGAGAATGAGACTATAAAATCATGTAGAGAATAGAACATAGAGAATTCTTATTCATTGATCTATATACACCATATACAAATGCCATTATATATAGGCACATACATTAATACAAAAGAAATCAAAGAGATAGGAGTTTTGTATGTGAAGAGTCACCATTATGatacattcataacactccccctggACTATCCACATAcctttaatacgcttggtgatgttggctcgttaaaaaccttgctaggaaaaccatatgggacaaaaccatagctaaggaATAAAGAGTGCAGCGCGTTGTCTCCCCATGATACTTAGGTTCAGATATATTGCCTCATTAACAACCTTACTATGAAAACCCTATTGGAACAAAACTTAGTGAAGAGAAAATGAGTGCAAATTATATAATACTCCCCCTCATCTGAACATGTATTCTCTAAGTGACTGgttttaatttgattaattatttgGTTGAAAAGGTGTCGGATTACACTGACATTTTTTTAAACTAATTAACTATGAAAAACTAgaattattgtacgaaaactagATTGATGATGTAAACAATAAGTGAGAATCAAGGTTCACACCTGGTTCAACAATTGCAAAGTCTAGGGTTGCTACTCATTTTTAGATTCATTCAATTGAATTTGTCATTAACAATATTGAATTTGTCATTCAATGCACTTTGTTAACTCGGACAAGTAAAACCTCTTGAAAGATAAAGCATAAATACACAAACTTATTTCGCAAAGTAAAATTTTATAAtcattcgacaattcacaaatgtagttcaaatgcaagacaattatcaatCAATCCAAAATACAAAGCAATTTGTCACAAATCAACTAAAGAACACATAGCAAACCCTAAACCTTACAAAAGtttacaccggggtgaaacccgcgagaattagccgctcatggtgaacGGAACTTATCACCGGATGATGAGAGCTTGAATGTTGATATCTTGGAGTTTTGAAGGTAGGTATGATGAGAGTTAGGGTTTGTGGTGAATGGTGGTGGTGAATGGAATGAAGATTGGATGATGGTGATGATAGTTATGGATTAGTCTTAGCATTATCAATGATGAATTCGGATGATGATGGGTGATTGGGAATGATTAAGATTGAAGGGGATGAAGTTCTTGGCTCCCAAGTGGTGTTCAAAACTCAAAAATTATGTAACCCCTTCAAAAATGGCCAAAACATGTTTATGCGTCCCCAAACAACCAACAAACAAAATCCGCGTAACAGACTAgatgggggcgtcgccgacgaccctattgggcgtcggcgacggtgcttgTGTCACCGGTTTTCCTCCGACGTCCAAATCTACTGCCTACGACGAATTTCGAGCGACGGGATTATCtggggggcgtcggcgacggcctccccatTTCCTGTTTTATGTTTTTCCATTTTCGCCTTCCTGGTTGACCCGTTTTCCGCCCCGATGCTCCgtatagctccttaaactccgttagacctgcaaaacacaattTCAATCAAAAGTAGACTATTCGAAACTAAAAGTtatgtaaaaacatcaacttaaatATGCTAGAACActggttttcgaccacgtatcagtgtgctttctttttgtttgatttaaCAAGTTTGGTTATTTAACATATATATTCCCTGCAATTTCTAAGTTTTACAAAATGCCTAAAAACTTTAATTATTAAAGGGAATTTTAGTCATTTTAGTAAGACTTATTAGAAAAGTTAACAATGTTTGACCTTATCACTCAACATTATGACAAATTAGAACGTTAACACATGATTTTGCAACAAAAAACTATTAGTACCCGACACTGAAATTTGATAGAAACCACAAGTACTAACGGTGTAATTTTTTCTTACTAAATAGACAATAATTTAAATGAACAACTAATATAATAGatgattttggaaaaaaaaaataaatagtaatattaccaaaacttgaaaaaaattatataaaacttTAAAAGAATTAACAATGAAGGAGTGAAAAAATATAGGTTTTGCGATTTGCCTGTTTGTAAAAAATGTTTGATTTTgtaacttcaaaaaaaaaaaaaaaacaattttaataattatttgaACAGTGGCAGTAATATTTCAAATCCAATATATTAAGAAGaaaaaataaatacataaatgcCAAAAGTTAGAGCTAAAAATTGACAAAGAAACAAAAAATCTGTTAACAGTTTTGTCACAATATGCACATGAATGTAAGCCAAAAAATCATAATAATCAATATTTAATAAAAGGAGCCAAAGGTATGAATCAAATCCTCATGGTTCTCACTTCTCAGCAGCAGCATCTACCCATATATGCACTAGCAACTCTCTTGTTAATAACATCTTAATCTACCACAGACCCTCTAACAGCATGTGACATTTCAGAACTCGGGTCACCGGAGCTTTGGTCAACCACCAGTCACCACAACAACCTGTGCCATTTTACAAGTCCGGCCTTACGGGGCTTTGGTTTCGGCTTCTGGTTGATGGATTTGAAAGTTTAGGGGATTGTGAAGGTATTGCTGGAGTTCCCATATCCTTAGTTTTATGAAGGAGAAACGTCCCCGAGAAAATAGTCACGAAACCACTGAGTTCAGATATAATCTGCGATGCGTTTTGACTATCCCAGTTCTGCAGTTTGGATAATAAATTTcaagaaaatgttaaaaaaaagttgaaaGTTTTAATTTGATGTCATGGTTACTGTAAAATGTAAATCACCTTGAACATGATCATACTAGCCAAGATGGTGAGGCTTGTAAACATCACATAATACACCGGCGAAATGACAGCAGTATTGAAGGTGTCTAGTGCCTGCAAACACacaattttattttaataaagaACGCATTACTTGTAAATTTTATGTTCGAATTTAAATAATAGAGTAAAATACCATTTTCGTCCCcgagttttgcgacttttgtccaaaggtttgtttttccgcatctggatccaaaaggtttgaaatctcgccattttcatctggctcgttaactccatcaaTTTTTCTCCTTTAAGTCAGGGATagttccgtcttttttgttaacttaaagggcaatacAGTGTTTTTTTTATCTAGTAAGGGTATATTAAATGCTTGTACAAAAgagaaaaagaccgaattgccctttaagttaacaaaaaagacgaaaatacccctgacttaactgagaaaaatggatggacttaatgagccagatgaaaatggcaagatttcaaaccttttggatccagatgcgaaaaaacaaacctttggtcaaaagtcgcaaaactggccaaacctcaaggacaaaaatggcattttactttaAAATAAATAGTAAACTATACATTTTAAAATTACCTTGTTCAAATAGTTGAGTTGCGTAAGAATGAAACCGAAAAGCAGCACAGTGAAAAACCATGTTTGGAAGTATACGAACTGATTACTTCCTGAAAACGATAATTTCATGGCGATTCCTACTGCTTTCACACACATAACCTATAATTTTTAACAAGCATTAAAGAGGGACAGAAAACGCGAAAACATAAATGAAAGGAAAGATTTAAAGAAAACAGCACGGACCGTGAGGGAGCCCATAAGAGAGCAAATCCCTACATATACGACCAGATGGGTCCCACCGTAGAGTGGCACATAACGGTAAATAAGTACGCCAACAACAACCAATACAATGCAGGCATAAACCAGAAATCCTGTTTAAAGACCCTAAAAGTTTGTGTTAGAATATAAAACCAAAAAGCATAATCTTTTCTGTTAAATATATGATCTaaaaaggaatattggatttaataatcccaactattcgtcattggccgccaacagtcccaacttcaaaaataaccactggcagtcccaactattaacatattggcctccaatggaccctgactaacagaacccaaACACCGTTAGTCTCCGGTGGCCGAAAAAACGTTTTTGAccggaaaactcattttttgccagaaaactcaacatttttgtcccagacctctttgtaaccttattacggacctttaggaacctttttctagtaaaaggCTCAATTATTGAAGTCGTCGGAAAACTCCTTTTTTGCCGGAAAACCGTTTTTAGCGGCCTAcggcgaatagttgggattattaaaatccaatatacCATCTAAAAATATAAAGATTTATGATATAACGTACCAGGCTCGGTTGCAAAGAACCAAATTTCTTTAACTGACTTAACTTGAGTCTCTTGTGGAGCATGCAAGACGATTGTGGTTGAACCCACTACACAGAGTGCGCACCCGACTACACCAAAAATATGCAACCTCTCATCCAAACAATAATGGGCTAAAACTGCACTGAATAACATTTTGTGGTACAGATAACAATAGGATAATAGGTAAGTATATTATCAAATTTATTTAGCATTTAAATCAGAAAAATATTAGACAGCAACACTCACTACCTGATTATCATACTTAGAGCTCCTAAAGGGGTTACAAGTATTGCTGGAGCATATGCATAAGCTGCAAAATTTGCCACCTCACCAATGATCACTGCAATACGATCAACTTTAGAGTAATACTAATTAATAAACCGTTATAAAATCGTGAGCTCGATTGTAGCAATGACTAATAGAACTTACTGCTCATCATCCCGGCCCACCACCAGGGTTCTTTCAAGTAAGAATAGCCTCCTGAACCTAATCAAAGAAACATAAGATTGATTAATCAAACCCATAAGTTCACGTCATGAAAGATTAACAAAGCACGTCAGTTATGCAAGATTTGATTACGAAAGCCCATAAGTTAACAAGATCTTATCATGTAAATTTAATTGAATAAGTTAAAACACGATTTGATCATGTATAATTAACAAAACCCAAAAGCTACAAGACTTGATCATGAAAAGTTAACAAATCCCATAATATAAACCAAGGATTATGTATAAATAACAAAACCCATAAGTTAACAAGATTTGATCAGAATTAAGACATAAACCCTATTGTGTTCACAACATACAAATAAACATTTCTAAAAACGAAAATTCAGAGGGAGAGATGAAAGAAAACCTGCTCTAATTCCTGTAGCACCAGCATTCATGAGACCTTTTTTCTTAATAATAAAGCTGGATCCAATAAACACACTTGAAGACACAGCTAACACAAGCCCATGAACATTATCAGACGACATTCCCCCCATTTTAATAAACAAACCCTAAACCAACAATTttcaactaaaaacacaaaaatcaAAAGACCCACAACCCAATTTACGATCTTTTCACACTTTCAATCAAAAATCACAACTCAAACCATAAAGAAAGATTTCACCTTTTTGGCAAATGGGTATATTTTGAAATGATCAATTCATGTGGAAGGAAAATGATTGATCAGAGGTTTAAGGTAACAGGGGTTTGAAAAGTTTGCAACTTTTTTTTAATAGAAAAGTGAAGGTTTGAATTTGTTTCACAAAAATGGAAGAGAAAGAGAATATCCAGCGGAGAATGAACGGTACGTCTGCTGCATGCGCCTGAGCTGAGGAAAGGTATAAAAATGAAGTTGGCTTGGCAGGCAGGCAGATTCTGTATCTATCTGTAATATTATTATGCTGACTTTCCTGATAACGGGAATCACTAATGGGCCGGGTATAGCAATTTTGCTGGGCCAGGTCAAAGTTTTTTTACAAAGCTTGTGGCTCTGGACTTGCTTCGTTTCTAGCCCAAAAATTCAGGGCATCCcaatatatatatcttttatgGATCAACGGTATCATTTgtataaaatcagaatttttttttttttttactacaAAAACGGTACGAAGACGGGTTGAGAGGTAGCTCGTGCTACCCCTTCTAATACACTGGCTCTGCCCTGTTAGAAATTGACTCATTTATAAAGAAGCCGAACCCGTGCCAAGGTAAGCTTGTTGgtttaatttgtttaaactaAAATCCAAATTATATTATAATGTATTTATAATCCAAACGTTAATATTCAATATGCATTATGTTATATTAAAAATATACCCATATATGATAGCTATGACGTTGAAACTATAAAATAGTGATGACTTAGACACTAATATTAGTGAAAACACTAGTCGACTTATGCTCATGATTGTCAAGGTTCAACTCATTCATGCTAGCACGATTAGGCTGCAAACGAACCTAAAGTTCAGTGAatagttcgtgaactgttcggcgagaatttcgtttgtgttcgttcgtttattaaacaaacacacacaaacaagaaaatttcgtttgtttagttaaatgaacaaacttgAACAGAGGTcacgttcgttcgtttattaaacaaccCTAAGCACGATGATAATATTCTTGAATATTTAACTACAAGTTTAACCAAGTGTGTTGGTAATGGTGGCTTAATGGTTGAGGGCGTGCAACAT encodes the following:
- the LOC110911992 gene encoding probable magnesium transporter NIPA1, with the translated sequence MGGMSSDNVHGLVLAVSSSVFIGSSFIIKKKGLMNAGATGIRAGSGGYSYLKEPWWWAGMMSMIIGEVANFAAYAYAPAILVTPLGALSMIISAVLAHYCLDERLHIFGVVGCALCVVGSTTIVLHAPQETQVKSVKEIWFFATEPGFLVYACIVLVVVGVLIYRYVPLYGGTHLVVYVGICSLMGSLTVMCVKAVGIAMKLSFSGSNQFVYFQTWFFTVLLFGFILTQLNYLNKALDTFNTAVISPVYYVMFTSLTILASMIMFKNWDSQNASQIISELSGFVTIFSGTFLLHKTKDMGTPAIPSQSPKLSNPSTRSRNQSPVRPDL